One segment of Leuconostoc lactis DNA contains the following:
- a CDS encoding malolactic enzyme gives MTTTGYDVLRNPFLNKGTGFTQEERRTLGLIGTLPSQVQTIDEQAAQAYQQFQSKDAPLEKRIFLMNLFNENVTLFYHLMDQHVAEFMPIVYDPVVADAIEQYNDIFTNPQNAAFLSVDRPEDIKQSLLNAAAGRDIKLVVVTDAEGILGMGDWGVNGVDIAVGKLMVYTAAAGIDPASVLAISIDAGTNNQALLDNPRYLGNRHPRIAGDDYLAFIDQFVAAEQTLFPESLLHWEDFGRGNAQVILDKYKDEIATFNDDIQGTGMIVLAGIFGALNISKEKLIDQTFVTFGAGTAGMGIVNQIFTELQRAGLTADEARQHFYLVDKQGLLFEDTPDLTAAQKPFTRSRAEFANADTLTNLADVVKTIHPTVLIGTSTQPGTFTEEIVKEMAAHTPRPIIFPLSNPTKLAEATAEDIIQWTDGQALIATGIPAADVDYKGVTYKIGQGNNALIYPGLGFGLIASTAKLLTQETISAAIHALGGLVDSEEAGAAVLPPVSHLTAFSQKIAEVTAQSVLDQGLNREPIVDAKQVVKDAKWSAEY, from the coding sequence ATGACAACCACAGGATATGACGTACTGCGTAATCCATTTCTGAACAAAGGGACCGGTTTTACACAAGAAGAACGTCGCACGCTTGGTCTTATTGGGACTTTGCCAAGTCAAGTGCAGACAATCGATGAGCAGGCCGCGCAAGCTTATCAACAATTTCAATCAAAAGATGCGCCACTGGAAAAGCGTATTTTCTTGATGAACTTATTTAATGAAAATGTCACGCTGTTTTATCATTTGATGGACCAACATGTCGCTGAATTTATGCCAATTGTCTATGATCCAGTCGTGGCTGATGCAATTGAACAATATAATGACATTTTTACTAATCCACAAAATGCTGCCTTTTTGTCAGTTGATCGACCAGAAGACATTAAGCAATCCTTGCTAAATGCAGCAGCTGGCCGTGATATTAAGTTGGTTGTCGTGACTGATGCTGAAGGCATTCTTGGCATGGGTGATTGGGGTGTCAACGGGGTTGATATCGCGGTTGGTAAATTGATGGTTTATACCGCAGCAGCCGGCATTGACCCAGCTAGTGTTTTGGCAATTAGTATTGATGCAGGCACCAATAATCAAGCTTTGCTGGATAATCCACGTTACTTGGGTAACCGGCATCCACGTATCGCTGGCGATGACTATCTGGCATTCATTGATCAATTTGTGGCAGCAGAACAAACCTTATTCCCTGAATCGTTGTTGCATTGGGAAGATTTTGGTCGGGGAAACGCCCAAGTTATCTTAGATAAATACAAAGATGAAATCGCAACCTTTAACGATGATATTCAAGGGACAGGGATGATCGTTTTGGCCGGTATCTTCGGGGCTTTGAATATTTCTAAGGAAAAACTTATTGATCAAACCTTCGTTACCTTTGGTGCTGGGACAGCTGGTATGGGAATAGTTAATCAAATATTCACGGAATTGCAGCGTGCTGGCTTGACTGCTGACGAAGCCCGCCAACACTTCTACTTGGTCGATAAGCAAGGGTTGTTATTTGAAGATACACCAGACTTAACAGCCGCCCAAAAGCCATTTACCCGTTCACGGGCTGAATTTGCCAATGCTGATACGTTGACGAACTTGGCGGATGTTGTGAAAACGATTCATCCAACAGTTTTGATTGGGACGTCAACACAACCAGGTACTTTTACCGAAGAAATTGTGAAGGAAATGGCTGCACATACACCACGTCCAATTATTTTCCCATTGTCAAACCCAACCAAACTGGCCGAAGCAACTGCTGAAGATATCATTCAATGGACTGATGGTCAGGCCTTGATTGCGACGGGGATTCCAGCTGCCGATGTTGATTATAAGGGTGTGACTTACAAAATCGGACAAGGTAATAATGCTTTGATTTATCCTGGTTTAGGATTTGGGTTGATTGCATCAACGGCAAAATTGTTAACGCAAGAAACTATTTCGGCGGCAATTCACGCGCTTGGTGGCTTAGTTGATTCGGAAGAAGCAGGTGCTGCAGTATTACCACCGGTTTCTCATTTGACGGCGTTTTCACAAAAAATCGCTGAGGTGACCGCTCAAAGTGTCTTGGATCAAGGTTTGAACCGTGAGCCAATTGTTGATGCAAAACAGGTTGTCAAAGATGCAAAGTGGTCTGCAGAATATTAA